The sequence ccgagcgccagtgtggaaTAAGGGGtgttctcggacagaacatgccgcgcccgagcggtagtttttgaccgcccgagcgtggAGCAAGTGACACTCGGGGGCAGAAcctctcgcgctcgggcgcgagaattctaccgcccgagcgccgaagcgGTGGAGTGATAAGAACGAGGCTTCtttctcattttctttattttcttcgCTACAATTCGAGAATAAACGagagatttcgattttctttcgtccgaatcgacttcgaaacgctgtctaaacgcgaaacaaattatatatttgtgatcgtcgcgtcgagggcttccgactgaggtaattttcttcgagttccagcagttctaaatatcaaagtgctggaatagcatgtatttgaagttgaatttcttatatgtagtagaataaccgacaagaaactcatattcgaagtcggaattgaattaggatatgattttgaattgatatgcatttttgaagtttcaaatgagatttgaaactcatattaatgattttggattatggtattgattggaatgagtatgttattgatgtagataaagtattataccgatatcttcaggctacatcaactggaacgaagaattgaggtatgttgcgaccgggtaacatacgacaggtatatgtatcatatgatatatgtttgattgatttgattgattggattgaaaatacatgtctatatgccttatttgttgaagtttatgtggcatacatgacatgcacgttgagctatgatccttggataccctgatatgatttgatttgattatggggtttgtgaacacaatgctatgtttggtattacatgacccttaaagcatagacatttgtggccccgatgattggatatgagatttgggatttgatggcgcttcgtcgacgctatcatacgagtatcccttattgaggccggtgtgccagctcgagcattgatttgatagcgattcgtttgattctgacatgtgctcagtggatgagcatttgacccgatacctccacgacatacatgcattgcatcccatatatcattgtttagatatctggggtatatatgattggttgttccatacggagctttgctcacccccaaggggggctgttgttgtctttgtgtgtggacaatgacaggtactcgaggatatcaggagaccggagagggtacttctggagggagtcacagtttgagttgaggtttagtggtctttcccagtatatatgtttatgtatctatataccgggacatgtcccgaggatatgatttgtcgttgtatgagttgttttgattatgtgtggacatattttatgatgtgagatgaaatactatttttaatattcaaatagcatattttgggctcattgtaaaaaaattttaaactcgttttccgctgtaattaattaaccctaatcaaattgcattgtaataacgattaggagctaaggacTCCACACAAACATAATGAATCGCCAACTTCTATTCGCTTCACCTGCACTCAACTCAAATCGCCAGCTTCTATTGGCTTCACCTGCACTCTCGCGATTTCCTGAATCAGGTGATGGGCCAATACGTGGGGCATTTTAGAATCTTGGCGCATAAATATGATTGCTGATACTCAATAACCATTGTCGTGTAAGAGTTGGAAATTCCAGAACAAATCCCAAACATATTTACATAGCatttacatttttaaaaaactttcttGACTCGATTTCGTCACTAGTTTATGATTACACATCTTATTAAAATGTGCATGTGCCTGAGAACATGCGACGTGGACTGTATTTCAACATAACAGAACATGACAccaattattttgaatattaccTCTATGTAATTAGTATTCTGAAACTGGGAAGTTGACTGATGAAAGAAGGAAGTCAGACTTTCAGCTGAAGTATAATACCCCAAATCACATTCCAAGGTTGAATAAACAACAAAACTAGCAATTGATAATCATGATTTTAAGCCAACCACAGCAGGCTTCTCTCCACGCTACCTACACCAAGCCGTGCTCGCCGCCTGAGTAGTCACTCAATGAAAGCTTTATAAAAACTTGTGAATGGTAAAAGACCAATTGAATATCACCCCGTATGAATGCAAAAGAACAGTTCGTTAAGAGTCATCAACTCATTAGCcatcacacaagatctctaTAAAAACCAGTGAAGAGACAAAAACCTCATTTTAAGAAGAAAAGAGGATGAATAGCATCTGGGATCTCGCTTCGGTTCTGAGGTAACAGTTGGCCACTTATCAGAAAATAAAGACACATTGTATCTTGCAGAAAGATGTGGAATTTTACGAGTCAAGCAACATAACCAAACTAACAGCAAACCAGGAATGTGCTTATATCGTGAATTGAACCTTATTTTTGTGTAATTCTCATCTAAAAACTGTTCAGAACCCTAAAATTGCAAATGTGGATCTGCGAATCCATATTGGATAGAAGCTATATAAAAAAGATCATTTTCACAAAATCCGTCTCATGAAAAATATAGCAATGTCAAATTCGACGCCGCCAAAACAAGAATAGAGCAGATGCTACTGTCAGGTTATAGTGAAGATGAGAAGCTAAATTGTATGCCAGTCTTCCCGCGGTCATGCTGGTGTTGTTTCAATATGTAGCAGTAGTTAACCTGATAATCATGCCACATCATGAGCATATCTTTGGCTCGGaacaaaatattcaaatggaATAGAGAGAGAAGTATCCATCTGCATAAACTTTTCCCCCTTTTAATTGCATTGTATTTGATTTGAAGGATTTTTggccaaaaaaaagaaaaatgaaaaacaaactttcaaattttgtaaagcaaataatatattttctccACTCAACAGACCAACCAAACACCTTTGTTAATCTGGAGTGCTCAACTTCTATTAGACCAGTaagaataatataaatatatttacaaaagaaatagaattttaatatcattgtttttgttttgttagaACATTTGTATAGGTCATAAATATGAAATGAGAACTAATGATTTAAATGTATCAAAAAGTCCTTGAAAGGGTAAAATAACTTTGAGAGTTGAGGGTAGGATTTATATAGATCATTCAAAAAGATTTAACTCACCTCCATGCGAAATAGCTTGGTGGGTACAATGATTCCAAATCCAGCTGAGCTTCGGAAAGAATCTCTAAGTTTTGGGAAAGATAATTGCCGATATGCATTCTCAGTTAATTTGCTTAGGCTACCAGTGCAAGCGAAAACATGCCCGTGGATACCAGCATCCCTAAGAACCCTCAAGGGTAGATCAAAAGAGAAGTCTGCAAAAGCTGTGAGAGCAAGATCTCCGCCAATATAATCCATCCCACAATCATCGGAAGTTTGATAATTGGAATTTTCTCTAACAACTCTTCTACGTTCAGCCGGACCCAATCCCCTTGCTTTGAAACCCAACACAGATATTGGGCCACTCAAGGAACAGACTGGAGATGTATTACCTCCCATAAAGAACCTATCAGGCAAACATGAAGGAGAGTTCAAGAATCCTGTTCCCCATGGAAATACAACACCACCCGAAAGTCCGAAGTTCAGTGCAGCTCGATAGAATCCAAGGGGGACAGCATAACGAAGATCAAACTCCTATCcacaaataaaaaatctttataGCACAACAATGTCAAAACAACTTGTCAGGTGAATAGTATAAGGCAACCACAGGTTGTTAAAATGACGAGACAATTCCATATCTGGGAAAAAAAACACTCTTGCATGGAATTTCAAACCGAGTGCTTTAAAGGTATGCATAACATTTGGATACATTCATAGAGATAtgaatcataaaataaataaataaataaatacacacacaaGGGAAAAAAGAAGCATGCAGCAGTTTGAAACATCTTATTGAAAATTACATACTGCACTTGTTTTTGTAATACATCAAATAAAACACATTTTCTAGAAAAGACGGAAGAGTGATGTTTCAAAAGATTGAGTGATGCTATTATAGTTCAATAAACATAAACAACTTTGCGAGTTGAATAAGTGAACGAatagagaagaaaagaaaatgcaggtaaaagaaagaaaactgcAAGGTGTACAAAACCTGCCGAACAAAGCGTAAGCTCCGAGTATCTGGAAAAAGACCACCAATTTGAGTAGTAGAAATAATAGCATGTCCTTGAGTTGGCCTCATCGGAGAATCTCTCTTATCATATttaaatgtatattttaaaGCGGAGAACAAACTATGTCCAAGCTGCCTCCTCACCGTGTGTGAAGACATTTGGGACGGATCAGTTAAAGTACGCCAAGAGAGATTGTATGATACATCATGGTTCCCGGTTGATAGTAACCCAAGTGAGATCCCAAGAGCTTGCTCTTTATAAGAGGAAAACTTCAACCAATCTTGAGAAAGCAGAGATATTCTTGCTGTCAAGGGCATAGACCACGCTTTGAATTTAGGTAGGGATACACCGGTACTTATCTCTGATGCTTGACCCCAGCCATAAGCCACTGAACCATCCCAAATATCTCCataaccaaataaattttttagtttaAGTGATCCTTCTAGAGACCAAGATCTAGCCTGCAAAAGCACtgcaaaaaattagaaaaaagaaCAGCAACATcggaaaatgataagtaaaccCTCAAAATCATCCACACGTGAACAAGCATTGAGTCAAATTCTCCccggaaaaaaaaaacaggtgTTCACAGTATCAAATTAAAGGTTtttgttgattaaaaaaaattaaaggttTTCATTAAAGAGATTCCATTGAGCATCATCATCTTTCATACGATAAAAAAAGTTCTGTATCCCATCAAACAGTCCAAATAATTCCACATTCAACAGTACTAAGCACAAGGGTTGTATCTACAGAGAAATGGTCTCGCTAGAATGTACATTTCGATCACACGGTGTATTTTGTCCAACAACTCAACAACTTATATATAATTAGCACGTTACAAACAATTCGACCTCATTTCCGCTACAAAATTCCATGTGACAATTCTATCAAGTCAAGTTACAGAGAAACACAAATCTAGAAACCAATAACCTAAAATTTATCAGCCTCAATCCAAGTTTCAGTGTCCCAAGATGCAATtgaattcaaaaaattaaacccaaaaatgaaaggaCCTCAGAATAAACACTGCTCCAAGAACGCTACCTCTGGTTTAGTAAAAATTCCTAAATCTCCTGTGAGTGGGTTCTTAGACTCGGCAACTTCAACAATCACATTCGCAGTTCCGGGGAGTTCTGGAGGTCCTGCGTCGAGAGTAATATTAACGGACTCGAAAATATCAAGGCGCTGGAGCCGAACATTGGCAACACCGGCGGCACGTAACAGCTGCTGAACTGTATTAGCTTTCCTGAAAAGTTCCTCAACCTCGGACTCAATCAAAGAATCCTTCGTCCTGTTGTTCCCCTTGATGATGACGTCATGGACCCGAACTGGGACTCGCTCAGTAGAGATGCGTCTGAAGAGGGACTCCATTTTGACCTGGTCCCTTCGAATTCTATCCTCAGTAGAAATGGACTCGGGTTCTTCTTCaccttcttcatcttcttcatccTGTTCCAAaccttcttcatcttcttcttcgaTTCCTTCAAATGCTTCCTGATTGGGCTTCGAATTTTCTGGCTGTTTGGGCTGAGGGTCCGATTCTGGCTGCGTTTCCATGGATATAATGCTTGATTTCAAGAGACGGTGATGAGCAGCGGCGATCGGCGATCCGCGACGGTAAGGAGATCGTGATAAATGGTGAAGTGACGGTAAATGAAGCAACAATCCGTTGAAACGACATCGTATTGGTTTAGGGGTTTCCTATTCCTTAAGCCATGATTCtaaaattcatcattttttgtttcaacttaaaattgattattttgatTTCAATAAAAAAGTTTAGACTTTAAATTGTGTTGTTTTGGTTTATGATGAGTTCTAATATATTTTAGTatctaaaaaatttaagatGAATTTTCGATTCCGACTAGTTTTATAACGAATGATCGAATAATAGATATAACGAAAAAATAGTTATAgtgacacatataatatttgtgatccgaaaaaaaaaacacatagaTAATCTGCTTTTTAGAAAATCAAAATGAAAGTTCTCTATTTTAAATTGAGATGGTGCAAGAGAAgataaaatgtaaaaataaatataaaatacgaAGTGTAATTATTAAAGTTAATTTGGGATTATGGNTTGTTTCCAAATTTTAACcttatataataacaatattatatttttgttttttttttaaaaaaaaattaacaaacatttttttttacttttgtttttgtttttatttcaacaattcaaacaGCACTTTAATctctcgataatttgtcaaatttcactttagtccttATATAATACCAATATcagaattttgtttttgtttttttaatttaacaaacacttttttttaatttcaacaattcaaatagcaCTTTAACCCCtcgataatttatcaaattttactttagtctctcgataataataaaaaatattgtacacacGCACCGCGTGTGTATAGTAACTAGTAGATGCATAATTTGTGGTAGcataattcaataatttttttgaactaaATGAtaatagatttaaaatttgataacttaGTATTTGACTATTAATTTTACATTAAGGTTGCACCGAGTTGAAGGATTTgaattggaaaaaaatatttgagagaaaTATCTTAAATGACTTCATTTAGCTGGAATTCGAATTATTGTAAAAAGATTAATTTTAAAtccataatttttaaaagtacTCGAACAAGtgagttgaatttattattatgtttcTAAAATATAGTCTGAGACGAGCACAAAAAATGGTGCACTTAAAAGTTATTATTGATGTATATCTTTCATTGATAAATATAATAGAAAACATacgtaataataaaaaattaacacaGCTaagacatataaaaaaaaatatgaaattcatgTCTTGAACCAATACATAGCTAGTTGAATATTGCTTGTCTCGTAGTTTTGGAAGCGAAATATTGATTAagttttcataatcatttttcgcgactattttttctttatcaataacataaccaagTCATTTAGTAATTATTGTAACATAGATGATCGGAGATAAGTTTCGAGCAActtcaatttgaaaaaaaaaaattccttttcGCAGATGCAACTTTTCGTAGATcacaaaaattatgaatccaaGTGTCGGAAAAGCGCTTAAAACATATCAAagcaggtctcttgtgagacggtcttacgaatctttatctatgatacgggtcaaccctatcgatattcaaaataaaaagtaatattcttagcataaaaagtaatactttttcatggataacccaaataagatatctgtatcacaaaatacgacccgtgagaccgtctcacgtaaGTTTTTGTCAACAGATCGATAGACAAAGAATTCGAACAATAATGGGTTTGATTGTCATATAATATATAgtgaattatttgtttttttggcTGAAACTCACAATAGACGTATTTCagattgattattattattgctGAATGTTTATAAGGGAGGTTAAAAAAGATAAATGGACGGTGAGACTTTAAGTTTTCATCATGGATCACTGTccactaataattatttatgggACGAGCTCATGCGTTAAGGGTATGTTTGGAGTGAGTGATAAGTAAATGATAGATTGTTAAACCCATGTTTGTCTCATTTTTTATGGGCCCAATTAATCAAGAAGTCCGTGTAAAAAAACCCTAATTGGTTGAAAAGACATCCTTTTGTTTTGGACGGATTGGCAATCTACCTTCTAATTATAATTCTTTTTATTTGTACACACATCACATAAATAATTTCATGATGAAactaaaaaaatagagaaaaaaataattagaaatcaatattaaaaatgagataaaatgcaaaatcatattaatttttattaaaaaataaattatcagataaatacataatctataatttaaaattttataaaatatttatttattaacagCTTCACACATGATTTTGAAAACACGGttacaaatatcattttatatacCAAATGATCATTCATGCTagtttatgatatttttgtctcaataacaaaaattgtaaaatttatcatattcattATAATCTTACCAAACAAGACATACTTTATCATAATACATTATATATCATAACTTTGAATTTTGTCATCAATCCAGTTAGTTATCCTATCATACACACAAAACATAGcctaattatattataatgtaATGGTATTTTGTGCCCCAAAATTAAGAGGCCCGATGCTTTTCTCTCATAGTATAGCTTGAATTCATCGCTTTTGCAACATATaagtttaattaaaacaaaaaattaatttgaaccCGCCATTTGAAGATTTGAAATAGGCCAATTATTCTCAAATGAGTCAAACCTCAACTACTTGCAATAGTTTGTTAATTAATACAATAAATatgaatttctaaaaaaaaaaaaaaagaagttggTAAAAAAtccacaatcaaaatatttctttgggtttactccttacccacaaaattgtggtactatgtcatacaaaatgtggtacacttcatgtggaaatgtgatactaaaaaagtacacagaaactgaacacaaaaaaaatcgacggccgATGAGTGAAGTCCAATTTTCCTTTCAAAAAACCCTTACAACGGTACACATGCAAACAGCCCCTTTAGAAATTCAAAATTAGGCTATAGGCTCCAATCCAGAACAAAACCCTCCCCCTAATTGCAAAACCAGTCTTCAAAGCCTCAAATCAATGGCAAACAACGAAGACATATTTTCTTCTATAATTTCGGACATCAAATCCTACAGTGGCGATGACCCTCTGCTCCCATGGCTTCGGTATTCATTTTTCACACCTATTTTctgttttattatgtttttaagCAGTTTTCAGCATAATAGATACTCTAATGCTCTGTTCTTCCATTTTCAATTGACAGTGGGataagaaaaatgaaagattcgTTGCAGCCTCAGTTTCTGAAAGAGAAACTGCCCCGCTTTCTTCAGAAATGTTCCGAGACTTTCCTAGCTGATAGCCGTTATTCCAATGATTTGCGTTACATTCGCGTGTGGTTGCAACTGGTAAATCCTTATTTGATACCGATTCTTCTGTTGGTATGTTTATTTGTGATTCTCATTTCCGggtctttttgtttttcatagatttattatttgttatatgTGGATTGATGCTACTACGTTTTTTGTTAGCTTAGAAATCGAGAAAAGCGTATCGTGAGCCACAGTTTTACctcttctttctttcttaatTGTGTGAGCATAACCAGCATTTAGCGAGAGCCATTTTGATGAGTGTACTTCTGTTTTttgctttaaaaaatttacatttttcgaaaattattcAGATTTAACAGATTTTTTGTAGGAGTCGATTTCTCTCGTATTCCTGCTCGGTCGCTCCTTTGGATGAGTGAATAAGAACTCAAAACATCACTGCCTTCATTTTCATTCTCGATTTTTTACATTGAAACACAAGGTCATGTTTTACTTAGAATTAGTGATGTTCCATGTTTTACATTTCGACTCGCTTGGCTGTATTTACCAGATACATGATGTTGCATATTTTTATCTTATGCAAGCGGTATACGTAAAACTTTTATTCAATTGCCTGTAGATGGATTTTGTGGATGATCCAAAGGGAGTTTTGAGAACCATGGAGATGAACCATATCGGGATGAAAAAGTCTTTGTTTTACCTTGCATACGCCCTCTATTATGAGAAGATGAAAAAATTTGAAGCAGCTGAGAAAATTTATCATCTCGGAGTGCAGAAGTAAGAAGCTACATCCATTTTTTGTGCTATTTGTTATGTGGGGCATAATTGATGGTATTTACATGCCCACACATGACAATACGTCATGTTTTTCATCCTTTCAGCTCCATATCCACTGGATTTTTTTAGAAGTCCATTGTCCGAAGCTACTCGAAGGTTTATCTTCGGTATATTTTGTGGTAATAATTTCTCAGAGCTGTCAAAGTATGTTATTTGAGTCTCGTCTTTTACCTAAATAGATCTTATTCTATTATGAAGAATTTTAGAATAGTTTACCTAATTGATCAATATGATAAATTGATTTACAATTACTTGCTCAGAGTGGGGTTAATCTACTATCCTCTTTAGGGACACCCCACTTCTAATTTCAAAGGAGTGCTTTTTCctttatttgtatttatttgtcaaatttcatgaATATAAGAGAATTACGAGTCATGGGCATAGGTAATTAAAGTTTCAGTAATTTGACTTATGCTAATCTATACAGTGTTGCGGAGCCTGTTGACGAGTTGCTAAAGTCATACGAGCTCTTTCTTCATCGCATGGAGAAACACAAAAATAAGAGAATTCAGGTTTTTGTTGATCGTTATCTGTTTGTAAGTCTTCATTGTTGATAAGATTTCTTCACTATTTAACAATTGGCAGACACACTGCAGCACCAGGGACGAAAAGTTAATGGCAAATCACTATGTGCTGGTAGAGTTTTTTCGACTCACGATGAGGTTAGACCTTGCCATGAGAATTTGCTAAAAACTGATTGCAAGCCTGAACAAGCATGGCCTGAAGATCATTTGCCTGAGTTGCAATCTAAGTTAGTAAATATTGGGAGCAAGATGGACATACCACAAAGATCTATAGATGAAATTCCCATGAAAGAAGTAAGACAAGGTGGAAGCAAACAATTTTATAGTGCGGATATGGTTCTGAGTAAGTTTGTAGATACTGCCATAGTTGGGAAATCTAATGCAGAAGATTCACGGCATCACGGTCTTGTGGAGCCCACAATTAACACAAAAGATGCCATGAATGACATCAATAGTATGTTTCGAAATCCATTAAAACCATCAATCAGTGACAGGAGGGGAGACAGAAACAAGTCCAAAACTGGTAACTTCTTGAATAAAGGACTTGAGGTTTTCACGGATGAGAGCATACATGCTGAGGTTGGATCGTCTCAGCAGAACTTGTCAAAGGATTCAATGGTTCCACGAACCCAAAGATCTGATATTATTGATCCCCTAAAGAAACCATTTGAGATATATGTTGACAGCGAGAAAACTCATGATGCTGAAGAGAAAGTCATTGAGAAAggtattcataataaaaaattgggAAGTGTTTGCTTATCCAGCTGTCATGGGAATGATTATTCGTGTGCATATCCAATTGATATTCCTCGAGAGTGTTTTAAAGAGGCAAGTTCTAGAAGAGCAACTGAAGCTGGACCCAGAGAGGATACAGTTGTTTATAAGTTTGTAGGATCCACCATCTCTGATGAACCGGAGGTAGAAAATGTTTGGCACCACGGTCTTGTAGAACCCACTATTAATTTGAAGGAGGCAATGAGTGATATTAACAGCATGTTTGGAAAGTCAATAGAATTTAGGAGGAAAAGCAGGCcaaagaagcaaactgaaattCCTGATGAGGTCAAGTGTGGACAGTTTCTGATACTACCTGATGATGAACTAGATAATCATAAAGCTGTAGATGATGTCAACTGCACGTTCCAGGAAACAAGGAACCAAAATGAAGCGCCTAATCATCAAGCACAATTTTTGATTCTACCCGATGATGAATTAGTTAATATGCAATACAACTCCTTGCCATGCTTATCGGGTGAAAATAGAAGTGATTTGTTTGAACAGACTCTGTGCACAAAAGAGGCAGTGACAGAAATCAATAAATTGTTCGCTATGCCAATGGATTTCTAAAATCTTGTAAGTGATCTATATGTCATGGTTTGCTTGTGGATTTTTTCACTTGTTTCATTTTTTGGCCCATGTAGTACGTGATCTTGTGATTGGAGTGTTCTGCGTTATTGCTATTCCGATGTACCACAAAAGCACTCGGCATGACGACACTGACATGAATCAGCTATAGGTGGAAGAGCTAAAAGGACAACCAGCATATTAGTATAGCCTTGTAATTATGTCCACACGATCTCTAATCTTGTTGAATCGGCGCATGACAACATTGTCATTCCCTTCTCTGACAGTAGGCAATGCTTCCCGTGATCATGTTGACAGCATAGCTTCTCTTTTGGTTATGATCACTGTGGGATCGGATTGCGAGTGTTTATTGACTGCCCGGCAGCAAGAGGAAGAGGGAAGGTGGAGTAGCGACAAGCAGCTCGATGTTTTCTTGAAAAGCTGTGAACGAACGAACTTAAATGATCGTGTGTTTCAAGGTTTAAATAACTCGTGCTACTTTTTACCAATGCTGCAAGGCATTTAGTTTGTGGCATGGTGTAATTTGGTGTTTCGTGTGTGCTAAGCTGGAGAACTTGGTTTCCGTTTATTGTTTAATCCAATTGCCTAAACGATGGCAATTGTTGAGGCCTTTCTAACGATACTTTGACCAATTATTTTACCCTCTTATTTCTTATTTAGAGTGAAAAAAACTTTTTACGAGTTATGATTGATTGTATCAAGGAATACCTTAAATTTTTGACTATGAGATTGCTAAAAGACCAAGGTTCGATTTCATATTTTAacggtaaaaaaaataaaagaatgattATAATTTCTCCTGACATCTGTTATGTACAATCAAGACATCTCTTCTCCATTTCAAGAAACACAAATAAAATGAGGGCAATAACTTACTATTTCAACTTCACATATCTATCTAGTTAGCCCGAGTTGACAAAATCTCGAGTTCTGCCCACCAAAGAGGAGACGATTTCGGGATTGCCCCTTCGGGTT comes from Primulina huaijiensis isolate GDHJ02 chromosome 5, ASM1229523v2, whole genome shotgun sequence and encodes:
- the LOC140977030 gene encoding uncharacterized protein → MANNEDIFSSIISDIKSYSGDDPLLPWLRGIRKMKDSLQPQFLKEKLPRFLQKCSETFLADSRYSNDLRYIRVWLQLMDFVDDPKGVLRTMEMNHIGMKKSLFYLAYALYYEKMKKFEAAEKIYHLGVQNVAEPVDELLKSYELFLHRMEKHKNKRIQHQGRKVNGKSLCAGRVFSTHDEVRPCHENLLKTDCKPEQAWPEDHLPELQSKLVNIGSKMDIPQRSIDEIPMKEVRQGGSKQFYSADMVLSKFVDTAIVGKSNAEDSRHHGLVEPTINTKDAMNDINSMFRNPLKPSISDRRGDRNKSKTGNFLNKGLEVFTDESIHAEVGSSQQNLSKDSMVPRTQRSDIIDPLKKPFEIYVDSEKTHDAEEKVIEKGIHNKKLGSVCLSSCHGNDYSCAYPIDIPRECFKEASSRRATEAGPREDTVVYKFVGSTISDEPEVENVWHHGLVEPTINLKEAMSDINSMFGKSIEFRRKSRPKKQTEIPDEVKCGQFLILPDDELDNHKAVDDVNCTFQETRNQNEAPNHQAQFLILPDDELVNMQYNSLPCLSGENRSDLFEQTLCTKEAVTEINKLFAMPMDF
- the LOC140977029 gene encoding uncharacterized protein; its protein translation is METQPESDPQPKQPENSKPNQEAFEGIEEEDEEGLEQDEEDEEGEEEPESISTEDRIRRDQVKMESLFRRISTERVPVRVHDVIIKGNNRTKDSLIESEVEELFRKANTVQQLLRAAGVANVRLQRLDIFESVNITLDAGPPELPGTANVIVEVAESKNPLTGDLGIFTKPEARSWSLEGSLKLKNLFGYGDIWDGSVAYGWGQASEISTGVSLPKFKAWSMPLTARISLLSQDWLKFSSYKEQALGISLGLLSTGNHDVSYNLSWRTLTDPSQMSSHTVRRQLGHSLFSALKYTFKYDKRDSPMRPTQGHAIISTTQIGGLFPDTRSLRFVRQEFDLRYAVPLGFYRAALNFGLSGGVVFPWGTGFLNSPSCLPDRFFMGGNTSPVCSLSGPISVLGFKARGLGPAERRRVVRENSNYQTSDDCGMDYIGGDLALTAFADFSFDLPLRVLRDAGIHGHVFACTGSLSKLTENAYRQLSFPKLRDSFRSSAGFGIIVPTKLFRMEVNYCYILKQHQHDRGKTGIQFSFSSSL